In Nitrosophilus alvini, the following are encoded in one genomic region:
- the galE gene encoding UDP-glucose 4-epimerase GalE codes for MNILITGGAGYIGSHVAKQICTYTDHNITILDNCSTGFESTVQKLQELFAGRITFIKADLSDWEMIDEIFRLNRFDAVIHFAASLVVPESVENPLKYYLNNTANTSNLVKICIKQGVNRFVFSSTAAVYGEPELLEDGIREEYETRPINPYGRSKLMSEWVLEDTAKAYKDFRYIALRYFNVAGADIFYENSKLAPRIGQSTKNATHLIKVAAETALGKREKMYIFGDDYPTPDGTCIRDYIHVDDLSNAHISALNYLSTNTNTHTIFNVGYGRGFSVKDVIETMKRVSGVNFAVEIADRRPGDPAILVSNSDKIKETIGWKAQFDDLELICKSALEWEKRL; via the coding sequence GTGAATATACTCATAACCGGTGGAGCCGGCTATATAGGCTCTCATGTGGCAAAGCAGATTTGTACTTATACAGATCATAACATAACGATTTTGGATAACTGCTCCACAGGTTTTGAGAGTACGGTACAAAAACTTCAAGAGCTCTTTGCCGGCCGGATAACTTTTATAAAGGCTGATCTGTCCGACTGGGAAATGATCGATGAAATCTTCAGGCTTAATAGATTCGACGCTGTTATACATTTTGCAGCAAGCCTTGTAGTTCCGGAATCTGTTGAAAATCCCCTCAAATACTATCTCAACAATACAGCCAATACTTCAAACCTTGTCAAAATATGTATAAAACAGGGTGTAAACAGATTTGTTTTCAGCTCAACTGCCGCAGTTTACGGAGAACCTGAGCTGCTAGAGGATGGTATAAGAGAAGAGTATGAGACCAGACCTATAAATCCTTACGGCAGAAGCAAACTGATGAGCGAATGGGTACTTGAAGATACGGCAAAAGCCTATAAAGATTTTAGATATATTGCCCTTAGATACTTTAATGTAGCCGGAGCGGATATATTCTATGAAAACTCAAAGCTTGCTCCAAGGATAGGGCAGTCCACGAAAAACGCCACACATCTTATAAAGGTGGCTGCTGAGACTGCACTTGGCAAAAGAGAGAAGATGTATATATTTGGAGATGATTATCCTACCCCGGATGGAACATGTATAAGGGACTACATCCATGTGGACGACCTCTCAAACGCCCATATATCTGCCCTAAATTATCTCTCTACTAACACTAACACTCACACTATATTCAACGTGGGTTACGGCAGGGGGTTCAGCGTAAAAGACGTGATAGAGACCATGAAAAGAGTCAGCGGCGTGAATTTTGCCGTGGAAATTGCGGACAGACGCCCCGGTGATCCGGCCATTTTGGTTTCAAACAGTGATAAAATCAAAGAAACGATAGGATGGAAAGCACAGTTTGATGACTTGGAGCTTATCTGCAAAAGTGCCCTTGAATGGGAGAAGAGACTATGA
- the brnA gene encoding type II toxin-antitoxin system BrnA family antitoxin, which produces MKAAEFDKKFDENESVIEDLDLKKIKKPNLQIKRINIDFPLWLVEKIDKEAKKLGVSRQAIIKMWLAQKVEHGF; this is translated from the coding sequence ATGAAAGCTGCTGAATTCGATAAAAAATTTGATGAGAACGAGTCTGTAATAGAGGATTTGGATCTTAAAAAGATAAAAAAACCGAATCTACAAATAAAACGTATAAATATAGATTTTCCCTTATGGCTTGTTGAAAAAATAGACAAAGAAGCAAAAAAACTGGGAGTCTCCCGACAAGCGATCATAAAAATGTGGCTTGCTCAGAAAGTCGAACATGGATTTTAA
- a CDS encoding BrnT family toxin yields the protein MNFEYDQNKSRSNKIKHNIDFEEAKKLWNDPDLVEIPAKTTDEQHFVVIGKIGQKFWSAVITYRKGKIRIISVRRSRKEEIQIYESC from the coding sequence ATGAATTTTGAGTACGACCAAAACAAGAGCCGATCTAACAAAATCAAACACAACATAGATTTTGAAGAAGCCAAAAAACTATGGAACGATCCTGATTTAGTAGAGATACCGGCAAAAACGACTGATGAACAGCATTTCGTTGTTATAGGAAAAATAGGTCAGAAGTTCTGGAGTGCCGTAATTACCTACAGAAAAGGCAAAATAAGGATAATTTCGGTCAGAAGATCAAGAAAAGAGGAGATACAAATTTATGAAAGCTGCTGA